The following are from one region of the Variovorax sp. V213 genome:
- a CDS encoding 2-hydroxychromene-2-carboxylate isomerase has protein sequence MKTIDFYFDYRSPYSFLALSQVRKMDVEIDFRPFEIGALMRAVGNVPTSITCAPKGRYVMTDMGRWAAHYGVPLNRHPQGSEIDASRLLRATLVAGQMGAMPAAVHAIFNAFWSTPAPLATAAEVAALLGAAGFDAEALETQMDSPAAQALLDEATAGAASRGVFGAPTLFVGDDMFFGNDRLHFVQARLEQAA, from the coding sequence ATGAAAACGATCGACTTCTACTTCGACTATCGCAGCCCCTACAGCTTCCTGGCACTGTCTCAGGTTCGAAAGATGGATGTCGAGATCGACTTTCGTCCATTCGAAATTGGGGCGTTGATGAGAGCGGTGGGGAACGTGCCGACGAGTATCACCTGCGCACCCAAAGGGCGCTACGTGATGACCGACATGGGCCGATGGGCTGCCCACTATGGGGTTCCACTCAACCGGCATCCCCAGGGCTCGGAGATCGACGCCAGCCGGCTGTTGCGCGCCACGCTCGTGGCCGGACAAATGGGCGCGATGCCCGCGGCGGTGCACGCGATCTTCAACGCGTTCTGGTCGACCCCGGCGCCGCTAGCGACAGCGGCCGAGGTCGCAGCCCTGCTGGGTGCCGCGGGGTTCGACGCTGAGGCGCTTGAAACGCAGATGGACTCGCCGGCCGCGCAGGCCCTCTTGGACGAGGCAACCGCCGGGGCGGCATCGCGCGGCGTGTTTGGCGCGCCGACCCTGTTCGTCGGAGACGACATGTTCTTCGGCAATGACCGCCTGCACTTCGTGCAAGCTCGCCTGGAGCAGGCTGCATGA
- a CDS encoding TetR/AcrR family transcriptional regulator gives MGAFALGHSQAEKAQSRERILREAADQIRDGGLESVSVGKLMKSVNLTHGGFYGHFASRADLLAQALRRALLDGVRRSAARAKSARPLGFAGFVGDYLSPSHRDSRSTGCAISALVSDVGRADAQSRAVMSGSIEDYIAAARRHLGDSDDSRAMLAVSAMVGALALSRVMTDPARSDDLLHSVREQLVAFNEPNERALSGSQNKA, from the coding sequence ATGGGGGCATTTGCCTTGGGACATTCGCAGGCCGAGAAAGCGCAAAGTCGAGAGCGGATCCTCAGGGAGGCCGCCGACCAGATTCGAGACGGCGGACTTGAGTCGGTGAGCGTGGGCAAGCTCATGAAGAGCGTGAACCTCACGCATGGCGGCTTCTACGGCCATTTTGCATCTCGTGCGGACTTGCTCGCCCAGGCCCTCAGGCGAGCCCTGCTTGATGGTGTTCGTCGGTCAGCGGCGAGGGCGAAATCAGCGCGTCCGCTCGGCTTCGCCGGCTTCGTTGGCGACTATCTGAGCCCCAGCCATCGGGACTCGCGCAGCACTGGGTGCGCAATTTCGGCGCTGGTCTCCGATGTCGGACGCGCCGACGCCCAGTCCAGGGCGGTCATGTCGGGCTCTATCGAGGACTATATTGCCGCCGCTCGGCGCCACCTTGGCGACAGCGACGATTCCAGAGCAATGTTGGCCGTCAGCGCCATGGTGGGTGCTCTGGCCTTGTCGCGGGTGATGACAGACCCAGCTCGTTCGGACGACCTGCTCCACAGCGTGCGCGAGCAGCTGGTGGCGTTCAACGAGCCTAATGAGCGGGCGCTCTCAGGCAGTCAGAACAAAGCCTGA
- a CDS encoding alpha/beta fold hydrolase, which translates to MLLSRRAIISSALAASGAALAGCSGTQAEPARILAPKSPFLLVHGAWHGTWCWGKISPLLAAAGHPVLAIDLPGHGLNAAFPAAFDIQPRTAALATEPSPVAGITLADYARAVSNAVESLLAAGFPAPIVVGHSMGGGAIHAAAELLGPGKIARLVYLAAFMPKDGQPMVAFPPDEQGPPSLLTPLLRSDPGVTGALRLDPASTDDSYRAGLINLFYGQVDAATARAALNLLSPDIPIGAMVTPIATSVQRWGAIPRTYIRTSADNTIPPALQDLMVAQADTATPANKTQVLRLDSDHSPFLSMPQQLVRALLSLA; encoded by the coding sequence ATGCTTCTTTCTCGACGCGCCATCATTTCATCTGCCCTTGCAGCCTCCGGCGCGGCCCTGGCCGGCTGCTCCGGAACGCAGGCAGAACCGGCGCGAATTCTCGCGCCAAAAAGCCCGTTCCTGCTGGTTCACGGCGCCTGGCATGGCACCTGGTGCTGGGGCAAGATCAGCCCATTGCTGGCTGCCGCCGGCCACCCGGTGCTGGCGATCGACTTGCCAGGGCATGGCCTCAATGCGGCATTTCCGGCGGCGTTCGACATTCAACCCCGCACGGCGGCACTGGCAACTGAGCCCTCACCGGTCGCGGGCATCACGTTGGCCGACTACGCTCGGGCCGTGTCCAATGCCGTCGAATCCCTGCTGGCCGCCGGCTTCCCGGCGCCGATCGTCGTGGGTCACAGCATGGGCGGTGGTGCAATCCATGCTGCCGCCGAACTACTGGGCCCCGGCAAGATTGCGCGCCTGGTCTACCTCGCGGCATTCATGCCCAAGGACGGCCAGCCGATGGTGGCATTCCCCCCTGATGAACAGGGGCCCCCATCGCTTTTGACGCCGCTGCTGCGCAGCGATCCTGGGGTTACTGGCGCTCTGCGACTCGACCCGGCATCCACGGACGATAGCTATCGCGCGGGGCTCATCAACCTGTTCTATGGGCAGGTGGACGCTGCAACAGCGCGCGCCGCTCTCAATTTGCTGTCGCCGGATATTCCGATAGGTGCGATGGTCACGCCAATTGCCACGTCGGTGCAGCGCTGGGGAGCCATCCCTCGCACCTACATCCGGACCAGCGCGGACAACACCATCCCTCCAGCACTTCAGGACCTGATGGTGGCGCAGGCAGACACCGCGACGCCTGCGAACAAGACGCAGGTGCTGCGACTGGACTCGGATCACAGTCCATTCCTGTCCATGCCGCAGCAATTGGTTCGAGCTCTGCTCTCGCTGGCTTGA
- a CDS encoding AraC family transcriptional regulator — translation MSPWNRLWSIGGMRHWPYCLSAIQRIECKQIIELGLPSCESTLAGPSSFPVSSITPFPPIEFDHGGTSLQGFRVADSHDVDESPLQTAPFFGEIRLHRLRRDDVFHGTLDCVPMGPVSFNRTRWGARVLLQPLSEALQGYYLISLPTRGAAQVRQGGEVHQLAAQSPGVFSPVRAFSMEVHEGYDQLLIRVDSSLIADAWQGLTGRPLTAPLVFDISLPARPPLIQAWHGIVALAGIASALPLAGKARQFAQASLADALASLLLTQHAHNQQSALHADATFSASLRVVRQAEELMMRRLQAHVSVNELCIECGVSRRTLFAAFQSCHGVGPMTWLRERRLEAARGALQKPSRGGIRVADIALEYGFTHVGDFAGAYRRKFGEAPSQTLRRG, via the coding sequence ATGTCTCCGTGGAATAGGCTCTGGAGCATCGGTGGTATGCGGCATTGGCCCTACTGCCTCAGCGCAATTCAGCGGATTGAGTGCAAGCAAATCATCGAATTGGGATTACCCTCTTGTGAGTCGACTCTTGCCGGACCATCGTCGTTTCCAGTGAGCTCCATAACACCGTTCCCTCCCATCGAGTTCGATCATGGAGGCACAAGCCTGCAGGGCTTCCGTGTGGCGGACAGCCACGATGTCGACGAATCTCCCCTGCAAACCGCGCCCTTCTTTGGCGAAATCCGGCTTCATCGGCTGCGGCGTGACGATGTGTTCCATGGCACGCTCGACTGCGTGCCAATGGGGCCGGTGTCATTCAATCGCACACGCTGGGGAGCGCGGGTTTTGCTTCAGCCTCTATCAGAGGCCTTGCAGGGCTACTACCTGATCAGCCTGCCGACTCGAGGAGCCGCGCAAGTACGCCAGGGTGGCGAAGTACATCAGTTGGCTGCGCAGAGTCCAGGCGTGTTCAGTCCAGTTCGCGCCTTCTCGATGGAAGTGCACGAGGGATATGACCAACTGCTGATCCGCGTGGACAGCTCACTGATTGCAGATGCCTGGCAGGGGCTGACCGGCCGGCCGCTGACGGCACCCTTGGTTTTCGACATTTCCCTGCCTGCGCGACCGCCGCTAATCCAGGCGTGGCACGGTATCGTCGCCCTGGCTGGCATCGCGTCGGCGCTCCCGCTTGCCGGCAAGGCGCGGCAATTCGCGCAAGCATCGTTGGCGGACGCTTTGGCCTCGCTTCTGCTGACCCAGCACGCCCACAACCAGCAGTCCGCGCTTCATGCAGATGCAACCTTTTCAGCTTCGTTGCGGGTTGTCAGGCAGGCCGAGGAGCTGATGATGCGGCGGCTGCAAGCCCACGTTTCGGTGAACGAGCTTTGCATTGAATGCGGCGTGTCTCGCCGCACGCTGTTCGCCGCCTTTCAGTCTTGCCACGGTGTAGGTCCGATGACGTGGCTACGAGAAAGGCGATTGGAAGCGGCTCGGGGCGCGCTGCAAAAGCCGAGCCGCGGCGGAATTCGCGTGGCCGACATCGCTCTCGAGTACGGCTTCACTCATGTTGGCGACTTTGCCGGGGCCTATCGACGGAAATTTGGCGAGGCGCCATCACAGACGTTGAGGCGCGGCTGA
- a CDS encoding IS110 family transposase, whose product MSGLQVIGLDIAKNVFQLHTVDMSTGEIVNVQLKRAKVLGYFANRVPCLIGIEACGGAHHWARELTAQGHTVRLIHAKAVRPFVNGNKTDATDARAIWLAIQQPGTKFVGVKTMMQQATLTLHRQREMLVRMKIMQINALRGLLYEFGATFARGKKALLGELELALEALANSIPQYVADSLREQAQRIKQLAMDIKAIEVRLAEVLRIDVDMKRVAAIPGVGLLSATAAIATMGEAKAFKSGREFCAWLGLVPKQRGTGGRVTLLGISKRGDTYLRTLLVHGARAVLRHAKEPGPWLEKLQTRRPPNVVIVAQAAKMARTIWAVTARRQDYQQGHQSARTLAAAA is encoded by the coding sequence ATGAGCGGCCTGCAGGTCATTGGGCTGGACATCGCCAAGAATGTGTTCCAGCTGCACACCGTGGACATGAGCACAGGCGAGATCGTCAACGTGCAGCTCAAGCGGGCCAAGGTGTTGGGGTACTTCGCCAACCGTGTGCCGTGCCTGATCGGCATCGAAGCCTGCGGCGGAGCGCACCACTGGGCCCGTGAGTTGACGGCGCAGGGTCATACCGTGCGGCTGATCCATGCCAAGGCCGTGCGCCCGTTCGTGAACGGCAACAAGACCGACGCCACGGACGCACGCGCCATATGGCTGGCGATCCAACAGCCGGGCACCAAATTCGTAGGCGTTAAGACGATGATGCAGCAAGCCACGCTCACCTTGCATCGTCAGCGCGAGATGCTGGTGCGGATGAAGATCATGCAGATCAATGCGTTGCGGGGGCTGCTTTACGAGTTTGGAGCCACTTTCGCGCGAGGCAAGAAAGCGCTGTTGGGCGAGTTGGAGCTGGCGCTGGAGGCGCTTGCCAACAGCATTCCACAGTATGTCGCCGACAGCCTGCGCGAGCAGGCCCAGCGCATCAAGCAACTGGCGATGGACATTAAGGCCATCGAGGTGCGGCTTGCTGAGGTCCTGCGCATTGACGTGGACATGAAGCGCGTGGCGGCGATACCCGGAGTCGGCCTGCTCTCGGCTACGGCGGCCATCGCCACGATGGGAGAAGCCAAGGCATTCAAGTCTGGGCGTGAATTCTGTGCCTGGCTGGGTCTGGTGCCCAAGCAACGGGGCACAGGTGGCCGGGTGACTCTGCTGGGGATCTCCAAGCGGGGCGACACCTACCTGCGCACCTTGCTTGTTCACGGCGCTCGTGCGGTACTGAGACATGCAAAAGAGCCCGGCCCATGGCTGGAGAAACTCCAAACCAGGAGGCCGCCGAACGTCGTGATCGTGGCACAGGCGGCCAAGATGGCGCGAACGATCTGGGCCGTCACTGCCCGGCGGCAGGACTACCAACAAGGCCACCAGAGCGCCAGAACGCTTGCGGCCGCGGCTTGA